From one Pedobacter faecalis genomic stretch:
- a CDS encoding helix-turn-helix transcriptional regulator, with the protein MKVLHTQTEQHLIRNSIAEIAAIAHKLPGVVVIHDLADWSVAWVSERGLKELGASLEEITALSSEQYHQRYFNPEDSSDYVPKISALMESNITDQTCAYFQQVRLAGEPDFTWHMASTMVLLRNDQGKPLLTITMAFPMDSMHHMATKAERLMEENNFLRSNYKTFATLSEREKEILQYMARGYSAIQTADSLFISKQTVETHRKNIRKKLNAQSSYELTMYARAFDLI; encoded by the coding sequence TTGAAAGTACTTCATACCCAAACCGAACAGCACCTTATCCGAAACAGTATAGCAGAGATAGCAGCTATCGCACACAAGCTGCCCGGCGTTGTCGTCATTCACGATCTGGCCGACTGGAGTGTAGCATGGGTATCAGAGCGCGGGCTGAAGGAGCTTGGCGCGTCACTCGAGGAAATAACCGCACTCAGCTCAGAACAATATCATCAGCGATATTTCAATCCGGAGGACTCGAGCGACTATGTTCCTAAAATATCCGCGCTCATGGAAAGCAATATAACAGACCAAACCTGCGCCTATTTTCAACAGGTTCGCCTTGCTGGCGAACCGGATTTTACATGGCACATGGCCAGCACCATGGTATTGCTCCGTAACGATCAGGGAAAACCATTGCTCACCATCACCATGGCCTTCCCTATGGATTCCATGCATCACATGGCCACAAAAGCCGAGCGCCTGATGGAAGAAAACAACTTCCTGCGCAGCAACTACAAGACCTTTGCTACCCTTAGCGAACGAGAAAAGGAAATCCTGCAATACATGGCACGGGGCTACTCCGCCATCCAAACTGCCGATTCCCTTTTTATTTCTAAACAAACCGTGGAAACACACCGGAAAAACATCCGCAAAAAACTAAACGCACAATCCAGTTACGAGCTTACCATGTATGCCCGGGCTTTTGATCTCATATAA
- a CDS encoding nucleotidyltransferase family protein codes for MKPALVILAAGMASRYGGNKQTESFGPSGETIMEYSIYDAIKAGFGKVIFIIREEFAEAFKAAIEPKLSGKIELDYVYQSPDKFSGGRTIPAERVKPFGTQHALLCTKDVVDGPFAVINADDFYGYESFKLAYDFLTSQATDGKYASMGYLLKNTLSDNGSVTRGEISVNAEGNVSGIIERKEIYKVDGKAITKEGDSEKELPLDTKVSMNFFCFTPEFVNWSEGEYSKFLDKHLETDLKAEFLIPEVADLCIKAGKAELKMIPTPAKWFGVTFKEDAAVVRGELQKLVNDGVYPENLWA; via the coding sequence ATGAAACCTGCTCTTGTAATTCTGGCGGCCGGTATGGCCAGCCGTTATGGTGGTAACAAACAAACAGAATCATTTGGCCCTTCGGGCGAAACGATTATGGAGTACTCTATTTATGATGCGATTAAAGCAGGGTTTGGTAAGGTGATCTTTATTATTCGTGAAGAATTTGCCGAGGCTTTCAAGGCCGCTATTGAGCCGAAGCTGTCTGGTAAAATTGAATTGGACTATGTGTATCAGTCGCCCGATAAATTTAGCGGCGGTAGAACTATTCCCGCTGAGCGGGTGAAGCCTTTCGGCACACAGCATGCGCTGCTATGCACAAAGGATGTGGTAGATGGTCCTTTTGCGGTAATCAACGCGGATGATTTTTACGGGTATGAGTCCTTCAAGTTGGCTTATGATTTCCTTACTAGCCAGGCGACAGACGGCAAGTACGCCAGCATGGGATATTTATTAAAGAATACTTTGAGCGACAATGGATCAGTTACCCGCGGAGAGATCAGCGTGAATGCTGAAGGTAATGTAAGCGGAATTATTGAGCGTAAGGAGATCTACAAGGTAGATGGCAAGGCTATTACGAAAGAAGGCGACTCAGAAAAGGAATTGCCGCTGGATACGAAGGTAAGCATGAATTTCTTTTGTTTTACGCCAGAATTTGTAAACTGGAGTGAGGGCGAATACAGCAAGTTCCTGGATAAGCATCTCGAAACTGATTTGAAAGCGGAATTTTTAATTCCGGAAGTTGCCGACCTGTGTATCAAGGCGGGGAAAGCTGAACTTAAAATGATTCCTACACCGGCCAAATGGTTTGGTGTGACTTTTAAGGAAGATGCCGCGGTGGTGCGCGGGGAACTGCAAAAGCTGGTCAACGACGGCGTATATCCGGAGAACCTCTGGGCTTAA
- a CDS encoding Crp/Fnr family transcriptional regulator produces MKKTQCCDLQRCFMCQCTMKEWQPAIAAHKKNFVVKKNEVIFREGDPVTGIYFVYTGNVKVHKHWGDKELIIRFANNGKILGHRGLGTADATYPISATALEETKLCFIPAEFFISTLKVNHDFAFKLMMFYAAELEESEKKMRNLALMPVKGRLAVALLQLKEQFGLDENQCIAVDMSRQDLAAFAGATYETVFRTMNEMIQENLISLSGKRIAISSEATLTALITS; encoded by the coding sequence ATGAAAAAGACCCAATGTTGCGATCTGCAGCGCTGCTTTATGTGCCAATGTACGATGAAGGAATGGCAACCCGCTATCGCGGCACACAAGAAAAACTTCGTGGTCAAAAAGAACGAAGTTATCTTCCGAGAAGGCGATCCGGTGACCGGCATTTACTTTGTTTATACGGGCAATGTAAAAGTGCATAAGCATTGGGGCGACAAAGAACTTATCATCCGTTTTGCCAACAACGGGAAAATCCTGGGTCACCGCGGTCTGGGCACTGCCGATGCCACTTACCCTATATCGGCCACTGCACTCGAAGAAACCAAACTCTGCTTTATCCCGGCCGAGTTCTTCATCAGTACGTTAAAAGTCAATCACGATTTCGCGTTCAAGCTGATGATGTTCTATGCCGCCGAATTAGAAGAATCGGAAAAGAAAATGCGGAACCTGGCACTTATGCCCGTAAAAGGCAGGCTTGCCGTCGCTTTGCTCCAGCTTAAAGAACAATTCGGGCTCGATGAAAACCAGTGCATTGCGGTAGATATGAGCAGACAGGATCTCGCGGCCTTCGCAGGGGCAACTTATGAGACCGTATTCCGCACCATGAACGAAATGATCCAGGAAAACCTCATCAGCCTTTCAGGCAAACGCATTGCGATCTCTTCCGAAGCAACGCTGACTGCGCTAATCACTTCTTAA
- a CDS encoding undecaprenyl-phosphate glucose phosphotransferase, producing MQTRYLYLLRYILAVTDLLMLNLVYFVAYYVTNLLGKDVWIELLKHYVVVCNLIWLFNATLFGLYTEYGARKLERIYRGTWRSVLMHFILFSLYLMFQKDAEFSRTFIVVFYILLGLSFILNRFIGTALQFLLINKYKVTKKVAVMGLNPTGQRLAEYLKARKNFDFYGFVGNTSSGFNYKTGMLSEDVVSEMEQAAANGVQDLYVAVPPDRMSHIHNLVREADKQCLRLKFIPDIAGTLAAPYTINYMGGEFPVITLRNEPLEIMGNRFKKRAFDVIFSGLVIVFIMSWLYPIIAILIKLQSPGPVLFKQLRSGRNDEPFWCYKFRSMKVNKDSDKKQATKDDDRITPIGRFLRKTSLDELPQFFNVFYGSMSVVGPRPHMLSHTEAYKAIIGQFMVRHFTKPGITGWAQVNGYRGETKEDDAMRKRVEFDIWYLENWTGMLDVKIVFMTVINMLKGEENAY from the coding sequence ATGCAGACACGGTATCTTTATCTTCTACGTTACATCCTCGCGGTCACTGATTTATTAATGCTCAACCTGGTGTATTTCGTCGCTTATTATGTGACAAATTTGCTGGGAAAGGACGTCTGGATTGAGCTTTTGAAGCATTATGTGGTTGTCTGCAATTTGATCTGGCTTTTCAATGCGACGCTTTTTGGACTCTACACCGAATATGGCGCCCGTAAACTGGAAAGGATATACCGGGGTACCTGGCGCAGTGTACTGATGCACTTTATCTTGTTTTCGTTATACCTGATGTTCCAGAAAGACGCGGAATTTTCCCGGACTTTTATCGTGGTATTTTATATCCTGCTCGGACTTTCCTTCATACTTAACCGCTTTATAGGCACGGCACTGCAGTTCTTGCTGATTAACAAGTATAAGGTCACGAAAAAAGTTGCGGTAATGGGTTTGAATCCCACAGGCCAGCGTTTGGCGGAATATCTCAAAGCAAGAAAGAACTTTGATTTTTACGGATTTGTGGGCAATACGAGCAGTGGATTTAACTATAAAACGGGAATGCTCTCTGAGGATGTGGTTAGCGAGATGGAACAGGCTGCGGCAAATGGCGTGCAGGATCTTTATGTTGCAGTGCCGCCCGACCGGATGTCGCATATTCATAATCTGGTGCGCGAGGCTGATAAGCAATGTCTGCGTTTAAAGTTTATCCCCGACATTGCAGGTACCCTAGCCGCCCCCTATACGATCAATTATATGGGTGGTGAGTTCCCTGTGATTACCTTGCGCAACGAGCCGCTGGAAATTATGGGCAACCGTTTTAAGAAGCGGGCTTTTGATGTTATTTTTAGCGGACTCGTTATTGTGTTTATCATGAGCTGGCTTTATCCGATTATCGCAATACTGATTAAACTGCAGAGTCCAGGCCCGGTGCTCTTTAAGCAATTGCGCAGTGGCCGGAACGATGAACCGTTCTGGTGTTACAAGTTTCGGAGCATGAAGGTAAATAAAGACAGCGACAAGAAGCAGGCTACGAAAGACGATGATCGGATCACTCCAATTGGACGTTTCCTGCGCAAAACAAGCCTGGATGAATTGCCTCAGTTTTTCAATGTGTTTTATGGAAGTATGAGTGTAGTTGGTCCACGCCCGCATATGCTGAGCCATACAGAAGCGTACAAAGCAATTATAGGCCAATTCATGGTCCGCCATTTTACTAAACCTGGCATCACAGGCTGGGCGCAGGTAAACGGGTACCGCGGTGAAACGAAGGAAGATGACGCCATGCGTAAACGCGTGGAGTTTGATATCTGGTACCTGGAAAACTGGACAGGTATGCTCGACGTGAAGATTGTTTTTATG